One region of Trichosurus vulpecula isolate mTriVul1 chromosome 1, mTriVul1.pri, whole genome shotgun sequence genomic DNA includes:
- the CARTPT gene encoding cocaine- and amphetamine-regulated transcript protein, translating into MESSRLRQLPLLGATLLLLLLGASCQEDSGLQPRALDIYSTVEDTSHEKELVRALQEVLKKLKSKRIRIYEKKYGQVPKCDAGEQCAIRKGARIGKLCDCPRGTSCNSFLLKCL; encoded by the exons ATGGAGAGCTCCCGCTTGCGGCAGCTACCCCTTCTGGGCGCAACCTTGCTACTGCTCCTGCTCGGGGCCAGCTGCCAGGAAGATTCCGGGCTGCAGCCTAGAGCCTTGGATATCTACTCCACTGTGGAGGATACTTCCCATGAGAAGGAACTGGTAA GAGCACTGCAGGAAGTCCTGAAGAAGCTGAAAAGTAAACGCATTCGGATCTACGAGAAAAAATATGGCCAAGTCCCCAAG TGTGATGCTGGAGAGCAATGTGCAATAAGGAAAGGAGCCAGAATTGGGAAACTCTGTGACTGTCCTCGAGGAACTTCCTGCAATTCCTTTCTCCTGAAGTGCTTATAA